Genomic DNA from Desulfovibrio psychrotolerans:
TTCCTCCACGGTCATGTCGGCCACAAGGCCCGTGCCTGTGCGGTCGTCGGGCACACGGCCCACGCCGCGCGCCACCATGGCGGAAGGGGTGGGCCGCTCCAGCGTCTCCCCGGCAATGATGATCTCTCCGGCATCGGGAACCGCAAGGCCGGAAAGCACTTCGGCCAGCAGCCCCTGCCCGTTGCCGGAAACACCGGCAATGCCCAGAATCTCGTGCGCCCTGAGCGAGAGGGAAAGGTCGCGCAGGTGCCCGCCGCCGGTGGAAAGGCTCAGACAGGCAAGCCGCAGTATCTCATCGCCTTCCCTGTGCTCCGTGCGCCGGGCTCTGGGAATGTCGCTGCCCACCATGGCGCGGGCCAGTTCCGCCGCCGTGGTGTCTGCCGTCTGCCGTTCAAACACCACCTCGCCGTGGCGCAGCACCACGCACCGGTCAGAGGCGGCCATAACCTCGCGCATCTTGTGCGTGATGAAGATGACGGAAAGCCCCTGGCGCACCAGTTGCCGCAGGGTGGCAAACAGGTGGTCCGCCTCCTGCGGGGTGAGCACGGAGGTGGGCTCGTCCAGTATGAGGATGCGCGCATCGCGGTAGAGCACCTTGAGAATCTCCACCCGCTGCCGTTCACTCACGGAAAGGTTCCGCACCATGGCCTGCGGGTCAACGGCAAGGCAGAACCGCTCCATAAGCTCACTGAGCCTGCGCAGGGCCGTTGCCTTGTCGTGCCGTGTGCGGGTGAGCCGTTCGGTGCCGAGGATGATGTTCTCCAGCACCGTCATGTTGCCCGCAAGGGTGAAGTGCTGGTGCACCATGCCCACGCCCGCGCTCAGGGCTGCGCGGGGCGATCCTTGAGGCAGGGCGGAGCCGAAGACCTCCACCGTGCCGGAATCCGCCACATAGTGCCCGAACAGGATGGACATGAGCGTGGTCTTGCCCGCGCCGTTTTCTCCCAGCAGGGCAAGCATCTCGCCCTGCCTGAGCTCCAGCGACACATCGCGGTTAGCGATAACGGGGCCAAAGGTTTTGGTTATCCCGTGTAGTTTGAGAACGCTTGCTGTCATGGCCTTGAAAAGGCCCGCCCCGTGCCGCAGGCAGGGGGGGCGGGCCCGTTTAACGGTTTAGCGATGTAACTAATGGTGCGTGGGCCGTTGCGGCAGGGGCGCTGCCGAGCGGAATTCCCGTTCGTGCATGGGCCGCATCCCCATGCTTTCCGGGCCATGCGGGCCATGCGGTCCATGTGTTCCGGGCGTTCCGTATTCAGCTAGAACGTAGACTTGGGTTCGTCGTCGTTGATATCCACCACAAAGGAACCGTTCAAAATGGCGGCAGAGGTTTCCGCCACCTTGGCCTTTATTTCGGCAGAGATTTTGTCTTCAAACTCATAGTAGGGGGCAAGCGAGGCGCCGCCTTTGGCCATCATGGTGAACTCGCGGTAGTCCTCGGCGGCAAAGGTGCCGGCCTTCACGCGCTCAATGGCGTGGCCAATGGCGGCATCCATGTCCCACAGGGCAGAGGTCACCACCACATCGGTGCCGTTCTCTTCCTTGTTCATGTCGTTCACGTTGCCAAAGGCCACAAGGCCCTTTTCACGGGCAGCGTCCACCACGCCCGCGCGTTCGGCGTACAGCACGTCCACGCCCGCTTCAATCTGGGCAAAGGCAAATTCCTTGGCCTTGGGCGGATCATACCACGAACCGATGAAGGAAACCTTGAACTCCACAGCGGGATTCACAGACTTGGCTCCGGCCATGAAGGCGTGGAAAAGGCGGTTCACCTCGCCTATGGGATAGCCGCCCACCATGCCTATCTTGTTGTTCTTGGTCATGGTGCCCGCGATCATGCCCATAAGGTAGCAGGGCTCATGGATGTAGTTGTCAAACACGGAAAGGTTGGTGCCGCGCGGTCCCATGGTGTCGCCCATCAGGTAGGCTACATTGGGGTAATCTTCCGCCACCTTGGTCACGTCGCGGGAAATGCCGAAGGCCTCACCCACGATAAGCTGCACACCCTGCTCGGAGTATTCGCGCATAACGCGGATATAGTCGGTGTTGGAGACCTTTTCGGAATAGACGTACTCAATCTCTCCGGCTTCGGCGGCCTTGACGAGGGCCTTGTGCAGGCAGGCGTCCCACTTTTGCTGGATGGGCTGGGTGTAGATGCCGGCGACCTTGATTTTGCCTTCGGCCATGGCGACTGTTGCCAGCAGGGCCATGCTCAGGCAGAGCGCAATGGTGGTGAGGATGCGTTTCATCAGGACTTTCTCCAAAGGATGAATGGTGGATGAATGGTGGATGAATGGTCTGCGGCCTATTGCGATCGGTTGCAACGGGTTGCAATCGTTTGTAACGGGCAGCCCGCTTGCATACCGCACTTTCCGCAGTGCCTTGCAGGGCGTGACACACCGAAATGCATGCCGGTGCCAAAGGACAGTCGCCAACCCCCTTGTTGCAAACATGCGTAATTTCGTATAGTTGCCACGCAAAGCACCGGGTGTTCTCCCGCTGTTTTCCCTTTGCCGAGCAGGTGACCTGAACATTATTGCAACAAACCACCGGGAAACATGCTTTATCTTGACAAATTTGTCAATCAAACTCGTGCTGCGGCGACTGCCTCTCGGGCAAGAAGAAAGGGCGCGCCCATGGCACGCCCTTTTGTTTGATGACAAAGATTTTTTTTTACGTCTCTTCGCTTCCGGCGGGCAGGGACCGTTTGCCCTGCCTGCCGGACCTAAGAAGGAAGCCCTCTCAAGGTGGAGTTTGCTGTATCCACCGAAGGCTGCATCAATAACGGAAGATGGCGGCGAGCCCGGTTTTGCCGGGCAGTTGCTCGGCGGGAACCACCAAAACCTCTCCGCCCATCCGCTCCACCAGTTCTCCCAAATCGTCCAGCAGATCGTCTGCCATTGCACTTGCCGCGGCACACGCTGCAACACCCGTTGCGGTATCCGAGAGTCCGTGGTTGCGGTTGCCTGCCATGTTGTCTGCTCCGTTGTTTGCCGATCCTTCCGGCGCGCCGTTTCCCGTGCCGGGGGCAGCCGGTTCCGGGAGGCCGGTTTCCGGGTTGAGCCGCCCCGGAATGTACCGGCCGTACTCAATGAACAGCGTTGCCACCTTGCCTGCTGCTGCCGCTGCCGCAACGTCTGTGAGGTTGTCGCTCCCTGCCCCGCGTGCCCGGGCGGTTTCAAAGGCTTCGGCAAGGTCTTTCAGGCGTGCATCATGCTGCGGAGCAAGGCACTCCCATGCCCTGTCCCGCAAGTCTTCCGGTGACAGGGCTTCCGGGTTGGCAGCAATAGCCGCAGGCACAAGATTGGGGTTGTGGCTCACTTTGCGGAACAGGTTATGGTATTCCGGCAATGCGGCCAGAATGAGCGGAAGGCCGGAAGGTCTGGAGCAATGTTCCAGTACGGCGCGGTCCACGGCGCGGAAGAAGCGTTCCGCATCCGCGTCGAGTTCGTCCTTTTTGCCGCCGCTGCCGTGACGCATGGGAGCCGACGGGCCGCCTACGCCGCCATAAGAGGCAACGGTCTGGTGCGGCTCGGTCAGTTCATCGCCCAGGGCTTCGGCGATGGTGCCGGGAACACCGGCAGGCAGGTCTATTCTGTCCACATGATGCCGGTTGCCCTCGTACAGGCGCACCCGGTCACGGCTGAGGCCGAGTATCTGGTAGCGGTCCGTGGCCTGCATGAACCGCCGCAGGGGCTTGGTATGAAAACTGTCCGCCACCAGCGCCATTTCCTGCACCGCCTGCTGCAGGGTGAATACCTCAAACAGGCCGGGGGCAGCCATAACCGCCAGTCCGTCCAGCGAATGGTTCCAGAATTCACGATCCTGCCCGAGGCGGTCAAACGGCTCAAGAAGCCACCGGGCCTCTTCTTCGGAGCAGTGGCTGCGCAGAGCGGTGCCGAGGCGCTTGACAAGGTTGACGAAGCGAATGGTGTCCTGCTGGTTGTCCGGGTGGTGCCGGTGGGTGGGCTGATACAGGGTGAGGCAGGGAATACCCGAGTATCCCGCAAGGCGGGCCATTGCTTCGGCGGTGGGAAAATAGCGGGTGTGGGGCATGGAATACTCCTTTGGTCTTGCGTCGTGCAGCACGGGTGCTCCTGTGCACATAATGACGGTGCGTTCGTATTGTGTAGCCTCCAGCATAGCACAAACTCCCCTCCTGCGCCAAGCTGTTGCGCAGAAAGTGAGATCTCTCTTTTTCCGTTTGGGGAAATCGAAGGTGCCGCTTGACCAGTTTTTCATTTGGCCTTATTGCCAAATGAATAGAACGCGGGTCAGGCTGGGGATACGGTGCACAAGTGCCGCCCCGGAATCCCCTACGGTAATTTGTACCAAAGAACTGCACACGGAACGGACGGACCCATGCCGGAAGAAATTATGTTGCCCAAGACGCCTGAGAGCTATCAGGAACGCGCCAAGGTGATGAAGGCCATGGCACATCCTTCACGCCTGATGATTGTAGACGCTCTTGAGCAGGGCGAGCACTGCGTCTGCGAACTGACCGAATTGGTGGGGTACGATATATCCACCGTTTCCAAGCATCTTTCCGTGCTGCGTGCCGCCGGGATAGTGGAGGACCAGCGGCGGGGGAAGCTTGTGTATTACAGGCTTAAGGTGCCGTGTGTTCTTAACTTTTTCCATTGTGTGGAATCGGTTCTCCGCGCGCGCGGGTAATTTTTTTTATTTTAACAGTTGGCGAAAAAGCCAAATGAAGATGGGAGCCGTGTCATGGACTGGAAGCGGGAATGGAAAACCCTTGCAGGTATCATCGGAGTGTTTCTGGCGTTCTTCTATCTGCCTGTCGGCTGGCAAAGGTTTGACAACGCGGTGCTTGAGGCTTTTCATCTGGCTAAGTGGTACGCACAGGAGCACGTTATTCTCTGCCTTGTGCCCGCGTTTTTCATCGCCGGTGCCATAGCGGTATTCATCAGTCAGGCTTCGGTGATGAAGTATCTGGGACCTGCCGCCAACAAGGCGGTGGCTTACGGAGTGGCTTCCTGCTCCGGCACCATTCTGGCGGTCTGTTCCTGCACCATACTGCCGCTTTTTGCGGGCATTTACCGCATGGGCGCAGGGCTGGGACCCGCCACGGCATTTCTCTATTCCGGCCCGGCCATTAACATTCTTGCCATTGTCATGACCGCGCGGATTCTGGGCACACAGCTGGGCATTGCCAGAGCGGTGGGGGCCATTGTGTTCAGCGTGGTCATAGGGCTTGCCATGCACTTCATCTACCGGAAGGAGGAAGGGGAAAAGGCGGCGCACGCCATGCTTCTTCCGGAGGCGGAAGTGACCCGTCCGCTTTGGAAAAACGCCCTGTACTTCGGCGCCATGATAGGCGTGCTGGTTTTTGCCAACTGGGGGCAACCGGCAGAGAGCGAAGGTCTGTGGGCGGCCATTTATTCCGCAAAGTGGATGCTCACGTCCCTATTTGCTCTGGGCGTAGGCGCATCGCTGGTGGCGTGGTTCGGTGTGCGGCCCGGGCAGGCCTTTATGGCTGCGGTGCCTGTTGCGGCACTGGCCCTGCTGTTTCCGGAAACCCCCATGATTGCGTTTATCGCCGGGATGATCGGCCTTTCGTGGGTCACGAGCACGCGGGAAGGGGAGCTGGGTGAGTGGTTCGGGCAGAGCTGGGGATTTGCCAAGCAGATTCTTCCGCTGCTGCTCTTTGGCGTGCTCATTGCCGGGGCTTTGCTGGGCAGACCCGGCAACGAGGGGCTTATTCCCTCGGAGTGGGTCAGCGCGGCGGTGGGTGGCAATTCGCTTCTGTCCAACTTTGTGGCCGCCTTTGCCGGAGCGTTTATGTATTTTGCAACCCTGACGGAAGTACCCATTCTTCAGGGGCTAATCGGTAACGGCATGGGGCAGGGGCCCGCGCTGGCGCTGCTGCTTGCAGGGCCTGCGCTCAGCCTGCCGAATATGCTGGTTATCCGCAGCGTTATGGGTACGCAGAAGACAATTGTTTTTGTTTCGCTGGTCGTGGTTATGGCCACCGTAAGCGGCCTTATTTACGGAGCGATTGCCTCCTGACGGTGTGCGGCACAGGTAGCCTGCGGCGCGCTGTGCGCAGGAAGGTCCTGAGCATGCCGATGGTGTTTGGAGTGTATTGTTTATTGCCTGTAACCCAGCTGTTTTCTCAAACGGCAAAAAGCGTTCCCGACAACCCGAAAGGAAGTGTGACATGAAAAAGATTCTGGTTCTGGGGCCGGGGTGCCCCAAGTGCGAACAGCTGAAGAATGATGCAGAAGCAGCAGCCAAGGAGCTTGGCATTGCCTATGAGATTGAAAAGATAGGCGACATTTCCAAGATGCTGAGCTTCGGGGTGATGACCACGCCCGCCCTTGTGGTGGACGGTGAGGTTAAGGTGGTGGGTAAGGTGCCTTCTATGGCGGAACTTAAAAAGATGCTAGCGTAAGGCCGGTTGCAGAGGTGGAGTCATGAGTGTGCAGTGTGCATGTAGTGCCGCGCCCAAGCTTGTTTTTTC
This window encodes:
- a CDS encoding baeRF3 domain-containing protein codes for the protein MLEATQYERTVIMCTGAPVLHDARPKEYSMPHTRYFPTAEAMARLAGYSGIPCLTLYQPTHRHHPDNQQDTIRFVNLVKRLGTALRSHCSEEEARWLLEPFDRLGQDREFWNHSLDGLAVMAAPGLFEVFTLQQAVQEMALVADSFHTKPLRRFMQATDRYQILGLSRDRVRLYEGNRHHVDRIDLPAGVPGTIAEALGDELTEPHQTVASYGGVGGPSAPMRHGSGGKKDELDADAERFFRAVDRAVLEHCSRPSGLPLILAALPEYHNLFRKVSHNPNLVPAAIAANPEALSPEDLRDRAWECLAPQHDARLKDLAEAFETARARGAGSDNLTDVAAAAAAGKVATLFIEYGRYIPGRLNPETGLPEPAAPGTGNGAPEGSANNGADNMAGNRNHGLSDTATGVAACAAASAMADDLLDDLGELVERMGGEVLVVPAEQLPGKTGLAAIFRY
- a CDS encoding ArsR/SmtB family transcription factor; the encoded protein is MLPKTPESYQERAKVMKAMAHPSRLMIVDALEQGEHCVCELTELVGYDISTVSKHLSVLRAAGIVEDQRRGKLVYYRLKVPCVLNFFHCVESVLRARG
- a CDS encoding thioredoxin family protein, which gives rise to MKKILVLGPGCPKCEQLKNDAEAAAKELGIAYEIEKIGDISKMLSFGVMTTPALVVDGEVKVVGKVPSMAELKKMLA
- a CDS encoding ABC transporter ATP-binding protein, with translation MTASVLKLHGITKTFGPVIANRDVSLELRQGEMLALLGENGAGKTTLMSILFGHYVADSGTVEVFGSALPQGSPRAALSAGVGMVHQHFTLAGNMTVLENIILGTERLTRTRHDKATALRRLSELMERFCLAVDPQAMVRNLSVSERQRVEILKVLYRDARILILDEPTSVLTPQEADHLFATLRQLVRQGLSVIFITHKMREVMAASDRCVVLRHGEVVFERQTADTTAAELARAMVGSDIPRARRTEHREGDEILRLACLSLSTGGGHLRDLSLSLRAHEILGIAGVSGNGQGLLAEVLSGLAVPDAGEIIIAGETLERPTPSAMVARGVGRVPDDRTGTGLVADMTVEENLSTEVYRLPGFSRRGILNFKALASRARQLVAAFDVRCPGTDTPVRKLSGGNMQKLILARVLSNAPSIIVVNQPTWGLDVGATAYVHQQLLDAAARGAGVVLISEDLDEVFQLSDRIQVMYQGGLSAPLPTRDTTREQVGLLMSGNDSSATGGCEVAA
- a CDS encoding permease, producing MDWKREWKTLAGIIGVFLAFFYLPVGWQRFDNAVLEAFHLAKWYAQEHVILCLVPAFFIAGAIAVFISQASVMKYLGPAANKAVAYGVASCSGTILAVCSCTILPLFAGIYRMGAGLGPATAFLYSGPAINILAIVMTARILGTQLGIARAVGAIVFSVVIGLAMHFIYRKEEGEKAAHAMLLPEAEVTRPLWKNALYFGAMIGVLVFANWGQPAESEGLWAAIYSAKWMLTSLFALGVGASLVAWFGVRPGQAFMAAVPVAALALLFPETPMIAFIAGMIGLSWVTSTREGELGEWFGQSWGFAKQILPLLLFGVLIAGALLGRPGNEGLIPSEWVSAAVGGNSLLSNFVAAFAGAFMYFATLTEVPILQGLIGNGMGQGPALALLLAGPALSLPNMLVIRSVMGTQKTIVFVSLVVVMATVSGLIYGAIAS
- a CDS encoding BMP family protein, with product MKRILTTIALCLSMALLATVAMAEGKIKVAGIYTQPIQQKWDACLHKALVKAAEAGEIEYVYSEKVSNTDYIRVMREYSEQGVQLIVGEAFGISRDVTKVAEDYPNVAYLMGDTMGPRGTNLSVFDNYIHEPCYLMGMIAGTMTKNNKIGMVGGYPIGEVNRLFHAFMAGAKSVNPAVEFKVSFIGSWYDPPKAKEFAFAQIEAGVDVLYAERAGVVDAAREKGLVAFGNVNDMNKEENGTDVVVTSALWDMDAAIGHAIERVKAGTFAAEDYREFTMMAKGGASLAPYYEFEDKISAEIKAKVAETSAAILNGSFVVDINDDEPKSTF